The window aagaggaaatgcCAGAATGGGCGTCGGCTGTACTGCTTTTAGTGTGAGATATAAGTGCAAGGGAAGAAACGGGGCAATTGGTATCTGCCTCCAACTGACTATCAGTAACAGAGGATatgtgagaggaggaagacgggGGAATCCCTGTGGAGACAATATCGTAGTCCTCCTCGTCGTCTACATCTTTTGtaactttctgtttttgtttctcagcTGCCTTTCGAAAGAAGGACTGGATGGTGCCAGGCTGTTTGCTTGCGGAGTCATTTTTCAGTTCAGAGGGTGGCTGGGTGGAGGGCTGAGTGGTGGAGGAAAGACTTTGAGTTGAAGTGACATCACTGGAGAGAAAGCCAGCGATGCCCCCTGCTGATGGAGCGTCACTGAATTTGCTAGCTGAAATGTGCAGCAGGGTGAGGGGCGGAGTCCTGGGGACATGAAGAAGGAGGGAGTGTAAATCAGTCACATCCTTACATGACAATGACTTGTAGTCTTTCGCAGTGTTATGTCATTCCAGTTACCATGCTGCCTGGTGGTTTCCTGCCGTGTTGAGACTCTTGATAATGGCAAAGCTGTCATCGGATAGTTTGGTTGCTTCGTAGCGCACTAAAGCACAACAGCGAGAGAAGCTGCTCGGCCACTTGTCCCCAAGCCGACGGACACCAACCGTCAACGACTTAGCCACTCGACCATTCTGTGAGATTCAGAGAGATTTACGAAAGGCCCTGATGTGAAATCAAGTTCTATTTACTGTCTAGAACATCAATGTGAAACCCAGTTGAGGAAATAGGTGATGCTGTTGTAATATTGTAAAGTGATAAATTACACAACAGATCAGCTCACCACGTCTCTGTCCTTGATAAGCCTCTCTTCGAGCTCAAGGGCCAGTTGATGAAGCCAGTACTGCACCTACACAGAGGTTACAAAAGCAATCATGCAAATCATAAATAACAAGGGAATTATTGAAAAGATTGCATATTTGTTAACAATATTACGAGAATGTGTCTAATTCTAATGTCTAATTCCTTATACATCTAAGGGGATAAACGTTCTCTCAAAGTTTCATCACTTCCTGTAAATAAGagactaaaataaaaagacagctTGAGTAAtatctttcatttaaatttactTCCCGTTTTAACAAAAGGGAAACTCGAGACTGATGGTGTGTACCTGCTCTTTTGTAGCCAGCGAAGTCTTCCCGGGGAAGTTTTTACTGCAGCCGATGGACTTAGGAAGCTGTCTGGGTTTCACCGCTTCAAAATCAATCCCCCGACACAAGTCATACAGCCATTGGCTGAAAGCAGAGAGGTTCAATGGTAGACGTGGTTGGTTATCAAGAGTAAATAGTTCAAGTTAATCACTTTTATCAAACAGGTTTGTCTTTGTAGAAAATCTGCACCAGAGCCATCTTGTTCTATAAGCTTGGGGCATCAATCATGCTGTGACTAGGGACACCAGGTGAAGtaagagtaaaaaaatataaaataatatattaagaAGGCCATGTAATGACTAAGTTAATCAAAACGCCCATTCCACTTGATGGTCTGACATAATAAATGCTAAAATTGTGCAAGCCTGTTGTTATCCAGTCatctctggtttatgcttttagatgcttgtttaagaaaggagatgcacttatgacttctggtgactagtagttctcttgaatacctatgttgaatacacttcctgtaagtcgctttggataaaagcgtctgctaaatgactgtaatgtaatgtaatgtaatcttatgACACTGGACTTTTAAAGGAATTTCTGGCTTGTCTTACCCCGTCTTTTCTCCAAAGTGCTGACTCAGGTGAGCCTGAGAGAAGCGAGTCAGATCTCCCATGTTCTCTATTCCCAGAGTTCCTGTAATGGAGGCACCCAGCTTACCCCCTAGGTTACGGCTGCACAGGTGAAATAAGCAATACAAGTGAACAGTGTTCTCAGTCAACTTTTGTTTTACACTTTACTTTGGAATATGAATGTAATTTGCAATTAAAATAAGTTTATGGCAGAGTAGTACTTTGAACTCACATCTTGCCGATGGGTAGAGAGTTGAACAGCTCTGTCACAGAGTCCAATGGCAGAACAGTTTGTCGGTTAGGTTTGTTCAGACCACAAGCTAATTTGGACAATACCTGAAAGAAGTGGGCGGTAAACTATGACCATGGCAAAGATAATTACTACTCTTAAAAGTATCAAACCAGCATTATGTAGAAATAAAAGCTCAGAATTTGTCCTACCTTATTGTGCGCTATCCCTGCTGAACAGCGGTAACTTGTGTCTTTCTCCACGGCTGCCCTCATTTCCTCGACGATGATCGCTCCCACTGTTAGCTGCAGATCTCCAGGGCTCGGTTCCCCTATTAGAGGGACCGGTAAGGATGCTAGCCACTGCTGGAGACCTCTGGACCTCAGTTCCTCTGGGGACAAACAAGTCGCTGTTGtatcacatgaaaacaaaaaaagcctccTGCATCCAGTGTCGAAACAAACAATTGA is drawn from Anoplopoma fimbria isolate UVic2021 breed Golden Eagle Sablefish chromosome 6, Afim_UVic_2022, whole genome shotgun sequence and contains these coding sequences:
- the polh gene encoding DNA polymerase eta isoform X2, whose translation is MWVDDAKKLCPDLQVARVRESHGKADLTYYREASVKVIEVMSRFAVVERASIDEAYVDLTAAVQERLKNMTDKQIEPHLLKATYIQGYPQTSPEHEASAEDAALDKEELRSRGLQQWLASLPVPLIGEPSPGDLQLTVGAIIVEEMRAAVEKDTSYRCSAGIAHNKVLSKLACGLNKPNRQTVLPLDSVTELFNSLPIGKIRNLGGKLGASITGTLGIENMGDLTRFSQAHLSQHFGEKTGQWLYDLCRGIDFEAVKPRQLPKSIGCSKNFPGKTSLATKEQVQYWLHQLALELEERLIKDRDVNGRVAKSLTVGVRRLGDKWPSSFSRCCALVRYEATKLSDDSFAIIKSLNTAGNHQAAWTPPLTLLHISASKFSDAPSAGGIAGFLSSDVTSTQSLSSTTQPSTQPPSELKNDSASKQPGTIQSFFRKAAEKQKQKVTKDVDDEEDYDIVSTGIPPSSSSHISSVTDSQLEADTNCPVSSLALISHTKSSTADAHSGISSFFNKKSLERSSLAPGSTLNKPEIGHEPGPDDIEDSEDTVAAESGLQAKRNSSPQSLCEELKDELGMDPKINPHPSSVAREDLVNCERCGQEVSVWEMPEHNDYHFALDLQKSLSSSTSSAPISSSSNVSLTPQSAQTSRGKTKTRGQSGPQPKRQRSQGGGAGTLDSFFKRN
- the polh gene encoding DNA polymerase eta isoform X1 — its product is MEYGKERVVALVDMDCFYVQVEQRLNPALKNTACVVAQYKTWKGGSIIAVSYEARAHGVTRNMWVDDAKKLCPDLQVARVRESHGKADLTYYREASVKVIEVMSRFAVVERASIDEAYVDLTAAVQERLKNMTDKQIEPHLLKATYIQGYPQTSPEHEASAEDAALDKEELRSRGLQQWLASLPVPLIGEPSPGDLQLTVGAIIVEEMRAAVEKDTSYRCSAGIAHNKVLSKLACGLNKPNRQTVLPLDSVTELFNSLPIGKIRNLGGKLGASITGTLGIENMGDLTRFSQAHLSQHFGEKTGQWLYDLCRGIDFEAVKPRQLPKSIGCSKNFPGKTSLATKEQVQYWLHQLALELEERLIKDRDVNGRVAKSLTVGVRRLGDKWPSSFSRCCALVRYEATKLSDDSFAIIKSLNTAGNHQAAWTPPLTLLHISASKFSDAPSAGGIAGFLSSDVTSTQSLSSTTQPSTQPPSELKNDSASKQPGTIQSFFRKAAEKQKQKVTKDVDDEEDYDIVSTGIPPSSSSHISSVTDSQLEADTNCPVSSLALISHTKSSTADAHSGISSFFNKKSLERSSLAPGSTLNKPEIGHEPGPDDIEDSEDTVAAESGLQAKRNSSPQSLCEELKDELGMDPKINPHPSSVAREDLVNCERCGQEVSVWEMPEHNDYHFALDLQKSLSSSTSSAPISSSSNVSLTPQSAQTSRGKTKTRGQSGPQPKRQRSQGGGAGTLDSFFKRN